One Candidatus Paceibacterota bacterium genomic window carries:
- the infA gene encoding translation initiation factor IF-1: protein MSDFRKDLPAGRQEKLQTARGIVTEALPSTLFRVRVNDEEKEILAYLGGKMRMHRIKVLIGDSVEMVLDPYGGKGRIIKRL from the coding sequence ATGAGTGACTTCCGAAAAGACCTGCCTGCCGGCAGGCAGGAAAAATTACAAACAGCGCGAGGAATCGTCACTGAGGCTTTGCCCTCTACTTTATTTAGAGTAAGAGTAAATGATGAGGAGAAAGAAATTTTAGCATATTTGGGAGGAAAAATGCGGATGCACAGAATTAAAGTTTTGATTGGAGATTCCGTCGAGATGGTGCTGGATCCTTATGGCGGAAAAGGTAGAATAATTAAAAGATTGTAA
- a CDS encoding endolytic transglycosylase MltG encodes MENSFLLKELVRVGKIVLGLLCLIAFLVLGRREILRIERNQHYGNIVPISITIPEGFNLNQIANVSALKLKNFNKDKFFLEARDQEGYLFPDTYFFLNNANEADVIKSMSENFNKKITSLLPEISSTGKSEKDIITMASIIEGESKGDVDRGVISGILWKRIKIGMPLQVDSAPETYKTKGLPENPISNPGLAAIIASIHPQNSQYLYYLHDKDGNIHYAKTFTEHNQNIKKYLK; translated from the coding sequence ATGGAAAATTCTTTTTTACTGAAAGAACTCGTACGTGTCGGGAAAATAGTTTTAGGCTTACTTTGCCTTATTGCTTTTTTGGTTCTTGGTCGAAGGGAAATTTTGCGAATTGAAAGAAATCAGCATTATGGAAATATTGTGCCGATTTCAATTACTATTCCGGAAGGTTTCAACTTGAATCAAATAGCGAATGTATCTGCTTTAAAATTAAAAAATTTCAATAAAGATAAATTTTTTCTAGAAGCAAGGGATCAAGAGGGGTATCTTTTTCCGGATACTTATTTCTTTCTTAATAATGCAAATGAGGCGGATGTGATAAAATCCATGAGTGAAAATTTCAATAAAAAAATCACTTCTCTTTTGCCTGAAATTTCTTCAACAGGAAAGTCTGAAAAAGATATCATCACAATGGCTTCAATCATTGAGGGGGAGTCAAAAGGAGACGTAGACAGGGGAGTAATTTCTGGAATTTTATGGAAAAGAATCAAAATCGGCATGCCGCTTCAAGTAGATTCCGCGCCAGAGACTTATAAAACAAAGGGATTGCCGGAGAATCCGATCAGCAATCCAGGGCTCGCGGCCATAATTGCCTCTATCCATCCGCAAAATTCACAATATCTTTATTATCTTCATGATAAAGATGGTAATATACATTATGCAAAGACTTTTACAGAACATAATCAAAATATAAAAAAATACTTGAAATAA
- the rpsM gene encoding 30S ribosomal protein S13: MRILGITVPNEKRLEIGLTCLYGIGISSARKILDQANIDHGKKAKDLTLDEENNIRSIVEKISIEGNLKREIASNIKRLKDIKSYRGVRHMKRLPVRGQRTKTNSRTIRGNVRKTMASGKRKESKT, encoded by the coding sequence ATGAGAATATTAGGAATTACAGTGCCAAATGAAAAAAGATTAGAGATAGGTTTAACTTGCCTGTATGGTATTGGTATTTCTTCTGCTCGTAAAATTTTAGATCAAGCAAATATTGACCATGGGAAAAAAGCCAAAGATTTGACCTTAGATGAAGAGAATAACATTCGTTCTATTGTGGAGAAAATATCAATTGAAGGAAATTTAAAAAGAGAGATAGCTTCAAATATAAAAAGATTGAAAGATATAAAGAGTTACCGGGGAGTACGTCACATGAAAAGATTGCCAGTTCGCGGACAACGCACTAAAACAAATTCTAGAACGATTAGAGGGAACGTCAGAAAAACAATGGCTTCAGGAAAGAGAAAAGAAAGTAAGACGTAA
- a CDS encoding alanine--tRNA ligase, with amino-acid sequence MQSDEIRLRFLKFFESRGHKIIPSASLVPENDPSVLFNTAGMQPLVPYLLGEEHPMGSRLVNIQKCVRTQDIDEVGDKTHDTFFEMMGNWSLGDYFKEEAIKWSYEFLTSKEEGLGLDPKRLYVTVFEGDENAPKDTEAFNIWKKYIPENRIYYMSAKSNWWSVGDNGPCGPDTEMFYDITQEGLGDLSKEEYMKADGEQKVIEIWNDVFMEYEKFDGKVIGKLKQSNVDTGAGLERVVMAVQGKDDIFETDLFKPLMDLIKEKSANYDLRSARIIADHFRTAVFMIIDEVTPFNTGRGYILRRLLRRVFSKASIIKLSDNFWIELNSLISEIYDKVYPEIKNKFDHIISVIREEEKLFKKPFDGIERYRIDLEAAKLGNIKKAGDIPILKDKNTASGLFIFTLFERHGNPIELLVNTAKDLGFKVDEDEINKALKDHQEKSRSASAGMFKGGLADGGEEAKKLHTATHLLNAALKQVLGNHVMQKGSNITGERLRFDFTHSQKMTEEEKKKVEEIVNDKIAEKLPVGFVEMPKADAEKIATHSFNEKYGEMVKVYSIGDEKTGYFSREFCGGPHVSNTGELGKFKIQKEEAVAQGVRRIKATLF; translated from the coding sequence ATGCAATCAGACGAAATTAGATTAAGGTTTCTAAAATTTTTTGAAAGTCGAGGACATAAAATAATTCCTTCTGCTTCTCTAGTACCCGAAAATGATCCTTCTGTTTTATTTAATACTGCAGGTATGCAACCTCTTGTGCCATATCTTCTAGGAGAGGAGCATCCGATGGGTAGCAGATTAGTAAACATTCAGAAGTGTGTGCGCACTCAAGACATAGACGAAGTGGGGGATAAAACTCATGACACTTTTTTTGAAATGATGGGCAATTGGTCTCTTGGAGATTATTTTAAAGAAGAAGCTATAAAATGGAGCTATGAATTTTTAACTTCCAAAGAGGAAGGTTTAGGGTTGGACCCAAAACGTCTTTATGTAACTGTATTTGAAGGTGATGAAAACGCACCCAAAGACACGGAAGCTTTTAATATTTGGAAAAAATATATCCCTGAAAATCGCATTTATTATATGAGCGCAAAATCGAATTGGTGGAGCGTGGGGGACAATGGCCCCTGTGGACCTGACACTGAAATGTTTTATGATATCACGCAAGAAGGATTGGGAGATTTAAGTAAAGAAGAATACATGAAAGCTGACGGGGAGCAGAAAGTTATTGAAATCTGGAACGATGTTTTCATGGAATACGAAAAGTTTGATGGGAAAGTAATTGGGAAACTCAAACAAAGCAATGTAGATACCGGAGCGGGCCTCGAGCGAGTAGTAATGGCAGTGCAAGGGAAAGATGATATTTTTGAGACGGATTTGTTCAAGCCGTTGATGGATTTAATAAAAGAAAAAAGCGCAAATTATGATTTGCGTTCTGCTCGAATTATTGCTGATCATTTTCGTACAGCAGTATTTATGATCATAGACGAGGTCACGCCTTTTAACACTGGCCGCGGGTATATTTTGCGCCGTCTTCTTCGGAGAGTTTTTTCTAAAGCCTCAATTATCAAACTTTCAGATAATTTCTGGATTGAACTTAATTCTCTAATATCTGAAATTTATGACAAAGTTTATCCTGAAATAAAAAATAAATTTGATCATATTATTTCAGTTATCAGGGAGGAAGAAAAATTATTTAAAAAGCCTTTTGACGGAATTGAAAGATACCGTATTGACCTGGAAGCTGCAAAATTAGGCAACATAAAAAAAGCAGGAGATATTCCGATATTAAAAGACAAAAATACGGCTTCCGGATTATTTATCTTTACTCTTTTTGAAAGACACGGAAATCCCATCGAGCTGTTGGTCAACACCGCCAAAGACTTAGGATTCAAAGTAGACGAAGATGAAATAAATAAAGCCTTGAAGGATCATCAGGAAAAATCCCGTTCTGCTTCTGCTGGGATGTTTAAAGGCGGGCTGGCAGACGGCGGGGAAGAAGCTAAAAAATTGCATACTGCTACACATTTACTGAATGCTGCTTTGAAGCAAGTACTCGGCAATCATGTAATGCAAAAAGGAAGCAATATTACCGGCGAGCGATTGCGTTTTGATTTTACTCATTCGCAAAAAATGACCGAAGAAGAAAAGAAGAAAGTGGAAGAAATTGTAAATGATAAAATTGCGGAAAAGTTGCCGGTTGGTTTTGTGGAAATGCCTAAAGCAGATGCAGAAAAAATCGCTACACATTCTTTTAATGAAAAATATGGAGAAATGGTAAAAGTTTACTCCATCGGAGACGAAAAAACAGGATATTTCAGCAGAGAATTCTGTGGAGGTCCGCACGTTTCCAATACGGGTGAATTGGGCAAATTTAAAATTCAAAAAGAAGAAGCAGTTGCGCAAGGTGTTAGACGTATCAAAGCCACTTTATTTTAA
- a CDS encoding cell division FtsA domain-containing protein, with translation MGIFSKLQEKNKLMLVFNVSSSSVDGAIFEAQSSGIPKIIFSVKEPIKIEEKVDIDNFLSSTIKSLEIVVEKIYKAGLGAPSEIFCVLSSPWCISQTRIINLKKNTPFVFTEKLADELIQKEIKLFEEEHMLKYGNSDNRVRMIELKNIKILLNGYEAPQSLNKKTKELEMNIFVSMSGEQVLKKIEDTISKYFHFKQIKFASFLLSFFTIVRDMYLEQENFLLLKIGGEMTDISMIKKNTLRESASFPLGCNFLIRGVASELGCSMNEAESFISLFKNGHAEESVAKKLASVLNKLRTEWLKEFQNSLANLSNDISIPSTIFIVVDKDFTDFFSETIKTEQFSQYTLTESKFKIIFLNAEILNGITILKNNMPLEASLIIDSVYINRFLISK, from the coding sequence ATGGGTATTTTTTCTAAACTTCAAGAAAAAAATAAATTGATGCTAGTTTTCAATGTCAGTTCTTCTTCTGTGGACGGAGCGATTTTTGAGGCGCAAAGCTCTGGAATTCCAAAAATAATTTTCTCCGTTAAAGAACCGATAAAAATAGAAGAAAAAGTTGATATCGATAATTTTTTATCATCCACAATAAAATCTTTAGAAATTGTCGTTGAAAAAATTTATAAAGCAGGCCTAGGCGCGCCTTCAGAGATATTTTGCGTGTTGTCTTCTCCTTGGTGTATTTCTCAGACGAGGATAATTAATTTGAAAAAAAACACTCCTTTTGTGTTTACTGAAAAATTGGCTGATGAATTAATACAAAAAGAAATAAAACTTTTTGAAGAAGAACATATGTTGAAATACGGCAATTCCGACAACAGAGTTCGAATGATTGAATTGAAAAATATCAAAATACTATTAAACGGCTACGAAGCGCCTCAATCTCTAAATAAAAAAACCAAAGAATTAGAGATGAATATTTTTGTTTCGATGAGCGGGGAACAAGTGCTAAAGAAAATCGAGGATACGATAAGCAAATATTTTCATTTCAAACAAATAAAATTTGCTTCGTTCTTATTATCTTTTTTTACAATAGTGCGCGATATGTATTTAGAACAAGAGAATTTCCTTTTATTAAAAATAGGCGGTGAGATGACGGACATTTCTATGATAAAGAAGAATACCCTGCGCGAGTCTGCGTCTTTTCCTCTCGGGTGCAATTTTTTAATACGTGGTGTCGCTTCGGAGCTGGGTTGCTCTATGAATGAAGCTGAGTCTTTTATCTCTCTTTTTAAAAACGGCCACGCAGAAGAATCTGTAGCTAAAAAACTTGCTTCAGTTTTAAATAAGCTTAGGACAGAGTGGTTAAAGGAATTTCAAAATTCCTTAGCTAATTTGTCGAATGATATTTCTATTCCCTCTACTATTTTTATAGTAGTCGATAAAGATTTTACAGATTTTTTTTCTGAAACAATTAAAACAGAACAGTTTAGCCAATATACTTTAACAGAATCAAAATTCAAAATTATTTTTTTAAATGCAGAAATTCTCAACGGGATTACAATATTGAAAAATAATATGCCTCTCGAAGCTTCTCTGATTATTGATTCTGTTTACATTAATCGTTTCTTAATTTCAAAATAA
- a CDS encoding DNA-directed RNA polymerase subunit alpha, protein MPEYKIIMPSKPRVVLEEGNKGIFEIDGLSPGYGHTLGNSLRRIILSSLPGASITSIKIDGVSHEFQTMDGIKEDVIVMILNLKKVRFKMISDEPQIVTLSIKGPKDVLAGDIKTGGQVEILNPELHIAEVTGKINLNVEMKIEKGLGFIAKEAFQKEKLDVGTIAVDAIFSPIRRVSYEVENMRVGDKTNHNRLRISIETDGTLSAREALSRSIEIMINQLKAIIDFKEPLDEVPTVVGIPTKVGKDKKDDDEDKKGADFVDVLKTRTDSLDLSTRTLNALTSANIRTLGGLARKKRDDLLEIEGIGEKGITEIKKVLNKFGLNLKE, encoded by the coding sequence ATGCCTGAATATAAAATAATTATGCCTTCAAAACCTCGCGTTGTTTTAGAGGAAGGCAATAAAGGAATATTTGAAATAGATGGTTTGTCTCCCGGATATGGCCATACGCTAGGGAACAGTCTTAGAAGGATAATTCTTTCTTCTCTTCCAGGCGCCAGCATCACTTCCATCAAGATAGATGGAGTAAGCCATGAATTTCAAACAATGGATGGAATCAAGGAAGACGTTATCGTAATGATTTTAAACTTAAAGAAAGTCCGTTTCAAAATGATTTCCGACGAGCCTCAGATAGTCACACTTTCCATAAAAGGCCCTAAGGATGTTTTAGCAGGAGACATAAAAACCGGAGGCCAAGTAGAAATTTTAAATCCTGAACTTCACATAGCCGAAGTTACTGGTAAAATAAATTTGAACGTAGAGATGAAAATAGAAAAAGGCTTGGGCTTTATCGCCAAAGAAGCCTTTCAAAAAGAAAAATTGGACGTTGGCACCATTGCCGTTGATGCGATCTTCTCTCCCATTCGCAGAGTTTCTTATGAAGTTGAAAATATGCGCGTCGGTGATAAAACAAACCACAATCGTCTAAGAATTTCAATTGAGACGGATGGCACTCTCTCTGCTCGAGAAGCTCTTTCTCGCTCTATCGAAATTATGATAAATCAACTGAAAGCCATTATTGATTTCAAGGAACCTCTAGATGAAGTCCCGACCGTAGTCGGGATCCCGACAAAGGTCGGGAAAGATAAGAAAGATGACGATGAAGACAAAAAAGGGGCTGATTTTGTCGATGTCCTAAAAACTCGTACGGACAGCCTAGATCTCTCTACTAGAACATTAAATGCGCTTACTTCCGCAAATATTCGAACCTTGGGAGGCCTAGCTCGAAAAAAGAGAGACGACCTGCTTGAGATTGAGGGAATAGGAGAAAAAGGCATTACCGAAATTAAAAAAGTTTTAAATAAATTTGGTTTGAATTTAAAAGAATAA
- a CDS encoding MgtC/SapB family protein, whose amino-acid sequence MEQFFIQNGDVILKLVVAVGLGLLVGAERFFVHKDAGMKTHALVSLGSAVFVLVSEALVQKYINLPGLNPVMIPSQIVVGIGFLGAGSIMLYGSQLRGLTTAGGLWVTAGIGMAAGFGLYSLAILVTVLVLLILVLINILEKPIRKIVEEIDQPVK is encoded by the coding sequence ATGGAACAATTTTTTATACAAAACGGAGATGTTATTTTGAAATTAGTAGTAGCGGTAGGTTTAGGGCTTTTAGTGGGTGCAGAAAGATTCTTTGTTCACAAGGATGCTGGCATGAAAACACATGCTCTTGTCTCTTTGGGTTCAGCGGTTTTTGTATTGGTTTCAGAAGCGTTGGTGCAAAAATATATAAACCTTCCAGGCTTGAACCCAGTAATGATTCCATCACAAATTGTCGTTGGTATCGGTTTTTTGGGTGCTGGTTCTATAATGCTTTATGGTTCACAGCTTAGAGGCCTTACTACCGCTGGTGGGCTTTGGGTTACTGCAGGTATCGGTATGGCGGCTGGTTTCGGACTTTATAGTCTAGCCATACTTGTTACTGTCTTAGTACTTTTAATACTAGTTTTAATAAATATTCTTGAAAAACCTATTAGAAAAATTGTTGAAGAAATAGATCAACCGGTGAAATAA
- the rpsK gene encoding 30S ribosomal protein S11, translated as MAKDKIATEINKEETAAEETKKVSSLPTGQAGKTAKKKISSGVLHVEATFNNTKVLFSDKLGNTLFWSSAGSLGFRGAKKGTPFAASKVGDIVGGKAEALGVKDADAVILGVGSGREPAVRAFMAHGIEITSILDATPVPHNGPKAKKPRRV; from the coding sequence ATGGCCAAAGATAAAATAGCAACAGAAATAAATAAAGAAGAAACTGCAGCAGAAGAAACAAAAAAAGTTTCATCCCTGCCTACCGGACAGGCAGGAAAAACAGCCAAAAAGAAAATTAGTTCTGGTGTGCTGCATGTTGAAGCCACATTTAATAATACCAAAGTTCTTTTTTCGGACAAATTAGGCAATACATTATTTTGGTCAAGTGCCGGCAGTTTAGGTTTTAGGGGTGCTAAGAAAGGAACCCCGTTTGCGGCTTCCAAGGTGGGAGATATTGTCGGCGGCAAGGCAGAAGCCTTGGGCGTAAAAGATGCTGACGCTGTTATTTTAGGAGTAGGGTCCGGGAGGGAACCTGCTGTGCGAGCTTTTATGGCTCATGGTATAGAAATTACTTCTATATTAGATGCAACACCAGTTCCTCATAATGGACCAAAAGCTAAGAAACCTAGAAGAGTATAA
- the rpsD gene encoding 30S ribosomal protein S4, with protein MITKPKFKICRRLGPGVYDKCQTSKFSAASSKSFSGGKRPKAPTEYGVQLIEKQKIRFSYGISERQFSNYVKKVSSVKGAGTADKLYERLESRLDNVVYRMGLAASRRAARQMVSHGHFVVNNHRVTVPSFEVKMGDVIKIREGSKGKKIFSNLAEKLKDYTAPTWVSFDLNNMEGRILAKPKNIETFLNINAVLEFYSR; from the coding sequence ATGATAACAAAACCCAAATTTAAAATATGTAGAAGACTTGGTCCAGGCGTTTATGATAAATGTCAGACTTCTAAATTTTCAGCTGCATCTTCAAAATCCTTTTCTGGAGGAAAACGTCCGAAAGCTCCTACTGAGTACGGTGTTCAGCTTATCGAGAAGCAAAAGATACGATTTTCATATGGCATATCAGAACGCCAGTTTTCCAATTATGTTAAAAAAGTTTCCAGCGTTAAAGGCGCCGGAACCGCAGACAAACTTTACGAAAGACTGGAATCTCGTCTAGATAATGTGGTTTATCGAATGGGTCTTGCAGCCTCTCGACGTGCAGCCAGACAAATGGTTTCTCACGGACACTTTGTTGTAAATAATCACCGGGTGACTGTTCCTTCTTTCGAGGTAAAGATGGGAGATGTGATAAAAATTCGCGAAGGAAGCAAAGGCAAGAAAATTTTCAGCAATCTCGCAGAAAAATTAAAGGATTATACGGCGCCGACTTGGGTCAGTTTTGATTTAAATAATATGGAAGGGCGTATTTTAGCCAAACCGAAAAATATTGAAACGTTTCTTAATATTAATGCCGTTCTTGAATTTTACAGTCGTTAA
- the mnmA gene encoding tRNA 2-thiouridine(34) synthase MnmA, with the protein MKKKKIVFVGLSGGVDSAVSAALLKKQGFEVVGVFIKTWHPDFLACNEEQERMDAMRVAAALDIPFLTFDFEDVYKKEVADYMIREYKLGRTPNPDVMCNKEVKFGAFLKKALSMGADFVATGHYAKAEKMLLSHGSHSILNMADRALVANAEERTSFQLAKGNDPAKDQSYFLWTLRQEQLKKILFPIGDLKKTEVRKLAKKFKLSIAEKKDSQGICFLGAVDLKEFLKHYIKEKKGKVLLAPQEAGNENGKEIGFHDGEVFYTLGERHGFTITKKTPTDGAYYVVDKDIKKNILYVSQDKNYLKKSPDIFLLKNSSRLAPSRSVASFSNSFSLVLSSINWISKIPEQNKTYTAQIRYHGEFLSCKIICGSKASAQVIFEKPVLVASGQSCVIYDGNVCLGGGVVV; encoded by the coding sequence ATGAAAAAGAAAAAAATAGTTTTTGTGGGACTTTCGGGTGGCGTAGATAGCGCTGTTTCGGCAGCTTTGCTAAAAAAGCAAGGCTTTGAAGTTGTGGGAGTATTTATTAAAACATGGCATCCGGATTTTTTGGCTTGCAATGAAGAGCAAGAACGTATGGATGCAATGCGTGTGGCAGCAGCTTTGGATATTCCTTTTCTTACTTTTGATTTTGAAGATGTTTATAAAAAAGAAGTGGCTGATTATATGATTCGAGAATATAAGCTCGGACGGACACCGAATCCGGATGTGATGTGTAATAAAGAAGTAAAATTTGGAGCTTTCCTTAAAAAGGCTCTTTCAATGGGGGCAGATTTTGTGGCTACTGGTCATTACGCAAAAGCTGAAAAGATGCTTCTTTCTCACGGCTCGCACTCTATCTTGAACATGGCTGACCGAGCTTTGGTTGCGAATGCCGAAGAAAGAACATCTTTTCAGCTTGCGAAAGGTAATGATCCTGCAAAAGATCAAAGTTATTTTTTGTGGACACTCAGGCAAGAGCAGTTAAAGAAGATTTTATTTCCCATTGGAGATCTCAAAAAAACTGAAGTTAGAAAACTTGCTAAAAAATTCAAGCTTTCTATTGCAGAAAAAAAAGATAGTCAAGGCATTTGTTTTCTGGGAGCAGTGGATTTAAAAGAATTCTTAAAACATTATATAAAAGAAAAAAAGGGGAAAGTGTTGCTTGCCCCGCAGGAAGCGGGGAATGAAAATGGAAAAGAGATCGGCTTTCACGACGGTGAAGTTTTTTATACCTTAGGAGAGAGGCATGGTTTTACTATCACAAAAAAGACACCGACAGATGGAGCCTATTATGTGGTGGACAAAGATATAAAGAAAAATATTTTATATGTATCACAAGACAAAAACTATCTAAAAAAGAGTCCGGATATTTTTCTGCTGAAAAATTCCTCAAGACTCGCGCCGTCGCGCTCCGTAGCCTCTTTTTCAAATAGTTTTTCTCTTGTTTTGAGTAGTATCAATTGGATTTCTAAGATTCCAGAACAAAATAAAACCTATACTGCGCAAATTCGTTATCATGGGGAATTTTTATCTTGCAAAATAATTTGCGGAAGTAAGGCTTCTGCACAAGTGATTTTTGAGAAGCCTGTTTTAGTTGCGTCTGGTCAATCTTGTGTCATTTATGATGGTAATGTTTGCTTGGGTGGTGGAGTAGTTGTATAA
- a CDS encoding 3'-5' exonuclease, which yields MRKHNFAFIDIETTGLSLLKHEIIEIGCVFTSSTLDVIEEFELKIKPEYIKNADPAAIKVNHFNQEDWKDALDLKEAIKIFSKKVKDCIMVGHNVAFDAGFLEYVFNKIETINTMHYHKLDTISIAWAKLHNNKNFEHFSLRELCLHFGIKNERPHSALSDARATFELYKKLMES from the coding sequence ATGAGAAAACACAATTTTGCTTTTATTGATATAGAAACCACTGGCTTAAGTTTACTGAAGCATGAGATTATTGAGATTGGTTGTGTGTTTACGTCATCAACTCTTGATGTGATTGAGGAATTTGAATTAAAAATTAAACCGGAATACATTAAAAACGCTGACCCAGCTGCTATTAAAGTGAATCATTTTAATCAAGAGGATTGGAAGGATGCGCTTGATCTAAAAGAAGCGATAAAAATTTTTTCTAAAAAAGTTAAAGACTGCATTATGGTTGGACACAATGTTGCCTTTGATGCAGGATTTTTAGAATATGTCTTTAATAAAATCGAGACCATAAATACCATGCATTATCATAAATTAGATACGATCTCTATCGCTTGGGCGAAGTTGCATAATAATAAAAATTTTGAGCATTTTTCTTTGCGTGAATTGTGCTTGCATTTTGGTATTAAAAACGAGCGTCCACACTCTGCTCTCTCTGATGCCCGTGCGACCTTTGAGCTTTACAAAAAGCTGATGGAATCGTAA
- the rpmJ gene encoding 50S ribosomal protein L36 produces MKIKSAVKKICANCKMVKRARHLKIICSNPKHKQKQ; encoded by the coding sequence ATGAAAATAAAATCAGCAGTAAAAAAAATTTGTGCCAATTGTAAAATGGTTAAAAGAGCCAGGCATTTGAAGATAATTTGCTCCAACCCTAAACATAAACAAAAACAATAA